A stretch of Heterodontus francisci isolate sHetFra1 chromosome 44, sHetFra1.hap1, whole genome shotgun sequence DNA encodes these proteins:
- the LOC137355956 gene encoding probable G-protein coupled receptor 139 → MGGIIGPLDSPILNLVAIVILSRGNCGLSTCTTRYLVAMAMGDLLVIITGVILFKISYYYFPGSFLEIGPVCSVIAALKRAASDCSVWFTVTFTFDRFVAIRCQKLKTTYCTKKVAAVILITTCILLCLENVPFYFVFEPGQITDNVAWLCYPSKSFLTEPGWVVFGQFDVVLTPLLPFTVILFLNSLTVRHILVASQVRKGLRGQSKGPSRNDPEMESRRKSVILLFSISGSFILLWLLYAMQLAYYIIVGKDPRDANDSEYIFLEVGWMLMNLSCCTNTFIYGATQSRFREQLKSMVKYPFTTIIQLMSK, encoded by the exons ATGGGAGGGATCATTGGACCGTTGGACAGTCCAATAC ttaatttggtggcgattgtgattctgtcccggggaaactgtggactctccacctgcaccactcgctatctggtggccatggcaatgggggATCTACTAGTCATTATCACTGGTGTCATACTATTCAAGATCAGTTACTATTACTTCCCGGGATCTTTTTTGGAAATTGGTCCTGTGTGCAGTGTTATCGCTGCCCTGAAACGTGCAGcctcagactgttctgtctggttcaccgtcactttcacatttgatcgatttgttgccattcgttgccaaaagctgaaaacaacatattgcaccaagaaagttgcagctgtgattcTCATAACAACATGCATCCTGCTTTGTTTAGAAAATGTCCCCTTCTATTTTGTATTTGAACCTGGACAGATAACTGACAATGTGGCGTGGTTGTGCTATCCAAGCAAAAGCTTCCTTACTGAGCCAGGTTGGGTGGTATTTGGTCAGTTTGAtgtggttttaaccccattgctgccGTTCACTGTAATTTTGTTTCTCaactctctgacagtcagacacattttagtggccagtcaagtccgtaagggactgaggggccaGAGCAAGGGACCGAGTCGCaatgatccagagatggagagcagaaggaagtctgtgattttactcttcagcatatccggcAGTTTCATACTTCTATGGTTGTTGTATGCTATGCAATTAGCATATTATATCATTGTCGGAAAAGATCCCAGGGATGCcaatgattctgaatatatattcctAGAGGTCGGATGGATGCTGATGaacttaagttgctgcacaaacacatttatttatggggcgactcaGTCCAGGTTCAGAGAGCAACTCAAGAGCATGGTGAAATATCCGTTTAcaacaattattcaattaatgagtaAATAA